The following proteins come from a genomic window of Triticum aestivum cultivar Chinese Spring chromosome 6A, IWGSC CS RefSeq v2.1, whole genome shotgun sequence:
- the LOC123130590 gene encoding uncharacterized protein, which translates to MHPLPSPSSTAPRLGARRGGSSEAKVEDMDGVHVQLLPCGWRIAVHRARPRPAPLGSRLDGAEMKIKALVVLKPSAGGARGSSSSGGQGSKALVLANTTDVSHFGFFRRGTAREFIVFVAHTVTQRTQPGQRQSIHHEGQ; encoded by the exons ATGCATCCTCTCCCCTCGCCTTCCTCTACGGCTCCAAGGCTTGGCGCTCGACGAGGGGGGAGCAGTGAGGCCAAGGTGGAGGATATGGATGGGGTGCATGTTCAACTGCTTCCGTGCGGCTGGCGAATCGCCGTGCACCGGGCGCGCCCGCGCCCAGCTCCCCTCGGATCTAGGCTCGATGGAGCGGAGATGAAGATCAAGGCGCTCGTCGTGCTGAAGCCGTCAGCCGGAGGCGCCAGGGGCTCCTCCTCCAGCGGCGGGCAGGGCTCCAAGGCGCTTGTGCTGGCCAACACTACGGACGTCAGCCACTTCGGCTTCTTCCGGCGCGGCACCGCACGCGAGTTCATCGTCTTCGTCGCCCACACCGTCACCCAGCGCACCCAGCCTGGCCAACGCCAGTCCATCCACCACGAAG GACAATGA